A portion of the Streptomyces erythrochromogenes genome contains these proteins:
- the surE gene encoding 5'/3'-nucleotidase SurE, whose protein sequence is MRRKRVLPLAALLLCAPALAGTAPAAAAPQTAPAPAPASGGPLRILLTNDDGYDAPGIRKAFERLTAAGHDVTIVAPLTNQSGTGTKVMNAPSVTVKHPEPKVWAVDGTPGDSVAFGLAEVFAGKAPDLVVSGTNFGPNVAGLATHSGTVGGAVAALEHGVPAIALSTGGLSVPDPVTTVNAMGPTLDFAVKLIDRLRSRARSGPLLPQGVGLNVNHPVVGTDGKGKAAGVSATFQDPQTVLEPDFTDAGDGTWRMTVKVALRPAARGGDVEAVSAGRIAVSPMNGDWNTGPADQAVTSTLISGLRP, encoded by the coding sequence GTGAGACGCAAGCGAGTTCTGCCGCTGGCCGCCCTGCTGCTGTGCGCACCGGCCCTGGCCGGCACGGCGCCCGCGGCCGCCGCGCCGCAGACCGCGCCCGCTCCGGCTCCCGCCTCCGGCGGTCCGTTGCGGATCCTGCTCACCAACGACGACGGCTACGACGCCCCGGGCATCCGCAAGGCCTTCGAGCGCCTGACGGCCGCCGGACACGACGTCACGATCGTCGCCCCGCTCACCAACCAGAGCGGCACCGGCACGAAGGTGATGAACGCGCCCTCGGTCACGGTGAAGCACCCCGAGCCGAAGGTCTGGGCCGTCGACGGCACCCCGGGAGACTCCGTCGCCTTCGGGCTCGCCGAGGTCTTCGCCGGCAAGGCGCCCGACCTGGTCGTCTCCGGCACCAACTTCGGCCCGAACGTCGCCGGGCTCGCCACCCACTCCGGCACGGTCGGCGGCGCCGTCGCCGCGCTCGAACACGGCGTGCCGGCCATCGCGCTGAGCACGGGCGGCCTTTCCGTTCCCGACCCGGTCACCACGGTCAACGCGATGGGGCCGACGCTCGACTTCGCGGTCAAGCTGATCGACCGGCTGCGCTCGCGCGCCCGGTCCGGTCCGCTGCTGCCCCAGGGCGTCGGTCTGAACGTCAACCACCCGGTCGTCGGTACGGACGGCAAGGGCAAGGCCGCCGGCGTGTCCGCGACCTTCCAGGATCCGCAGACCGTCCTGGAGCCGGACTTCACCGACGCGGGCGACGGCACGTGGAGGATGACCGTGAAGGTGGCCCTGCGGCCCGCGGCCCGGGGCGGCGACGTCGAGGCCGTGAGCGCCGGCCGGATCGCCGTCAGCCCGATGAACGGCGACTGGAACACCGGTCCGGCCGACCAGGCCGTCACCTCCACCCTCATCTCGGGCCTGCGCCCGTAA
- a CDS encoding dihydrofolate reductase family protein, with protein MGKVVMYSSVSVDGFVADENDQPGPLFDWLSSGDVPLDESGELKVSQTSYDYTRPYWDRIGVTIVGRRVFDLTDGWDGKPPGGIDHVVVVTHRPEPEGWYPAAPFHFVDGVEAAVAKAQELAGDRMVEVAAGDAGGQVLAAGLVDEVRMDVVPVVFGSGKRYFGSVQAQHLLEDPDVVIQGNRVLHLRYRVRR; from the coding sequence GTGGGCAAGGTGGTCATGTACAGCTCGGTGTCGGTGGACGGCTTCGTCGCGGACGAGAACGACCAGCCCGGACCCCTGTTCGACTGGTTGTCCAGCGGTGATGTCCCGTTGGACGAGAGCGGCGAGCTGAAGGTGTCGCAGACGTCCTACGACTACACCCGGCCGTACTGGGACCGGATCGGTGTCACGATCGTCGGCCGCCGCGTCTTCGACCTGACGGACGGCTGGGACGGGAAGCCGCCGGGCGGGATCGACCACGTGGTCGTCGTGACGCACCGGCCGGAGCCCGAGGGCTGGTACCCCGCGGCGCCGTTTCACTTCGTCGACGGCGTCGAGGCAGCCGTGGCCAAGGCGCAGGAGCTTGCGGGTGACCGCATGGTCGAGGTCGCCGCCGGCGACGCGGGTGGCCAGGTGCTCGCCGCGGGCCTGGTCGACGAGGTGCGCATGGACGTCGTACCCGTCGTGTTCGGGTCCGGCAAGCGCTACTTCGGGTCGGTCCAGGCGCAGCACCTGTTGGAGGATCCTGACGTGGTGATTCAGGGCAACCGGGTGCTTCACCTGCGCTATCGGGTGCGCCGTTGA
- a CDS encoding LacI family DNA-binding transcriptional regulator, translating to MAKDTHVPASITSADVARLAGVSRATVSFVLNDTQGHRVSASTRARVLDAAKQLGYVPHAAARSLRAGRSNLVLMPASISAAGRLVSDWVDDLHSELDRLGYTAVLHAGRFADPVDAARAWAELRPAAVVALDGDRFTAAAADVLTRAGVRGLLAFASHPVEGVHTIGFDHTHIGATAAEHLIARGRTAIGVVMPQERGLGIMARPRLAGAESVAARHLATVTPLELAYTRESARDLARRWPSLGLDSVFAYNDEYAALLLHAFQAEGICVPDEVAIVGCDDLVLAALQQPALTTVRLELPSAARIAEAVHELVETGTAAPLPAVDAVLIHRQTS from the coding sequence ATGGCCAAAGACACTCACGTCCCCGCATCGATCACCAGCGCCGACGTGGCCCGCCTCGCAGGGGTGTCGCGCGCCACGGTCTCCTTCGTCCTCAACGACACCCAGGGGCACCGGGTCAGCGCGAGCACCCGCGCCCGGGTGCTCGACGCGGCCAAGCAGCTGGGCTACGTACCGCACGCCGCCGCCCGCTCCCTGCGCGCCGGCCGCAGCAACCTCGTCCTGATGCCGGCGTCGATCTCCGCCGCGGGCCGCCTCGTCAGCGACTGGGTCGACGACCTGCACAGCGAACTCGACCGCCTCGGCTACACGGCCGTGCTCCACGCGGGCCGCTTCGCCGACCCCGTCGACGCCGCCCGGGCCTGGGCCGAACTGCGCCCGGCGGCCGTCGTCGCGCTGGACGGCGACCGCTTCACCGCCGCCGCGGCCGACGTGCTGACCCGGGCCGGGGTGCGCGGCCTGCTCGCCTTCGCGTCCCACCCGGTCGAGGGCGTGCACACCATCGGTTTCGACCACACCCACATCGGCGCCACCGCGGCCGAGCACCTCATCGCCCGAGGCCGCACCGCGATCGGCGTGGTCATGCCCCAGGAGCGGGGCCTGGGCATCATGGCCCGGCCGCGCCTCGCGGGCGCCGAGTCGGTCGCCGCCCGGCACCTGGCGACCGTCACCCCGCTGGAGCTCGCCTACACCCGGGAGTCCGCCCGCGATCTGGCCCGGCGCTGGCCGAGCCTCGGCCTCGACTCCGTCTTCGCCTACAACGACGAGTACGCCGCGCTGCTGCTCCACGCCTTCCAGGCCGAGGGCATCTGCGTACCGGACGAGGTCGCCATCGTCGGCTGCGACGACCTCGTGCTCGCCGCGCTGCAGCAGCCCGCGCTCACCACGGTCCGGCTGGAACTGCCGTCGGCCGCGCGGATCGCCGAGGCCGTGCACGAGCTGGTCGAGACGGGTACGGCGGCGCCGTTGCCGGCCGTGGACGCCGTACTGATCCACCGCCAGACCTCCTGA
- a CDS encoding carboxylesterase/lipase family protein, whose protein sequence is MRPLLGTALALAALVAAVPPAAAAPGGPPRPVVTVAQGTLRGQARDGAQEFLGVPYAAPPVGTQRLRAPRPPARWQGVRDAARQAPACLQFSPFGLGDSQAVSEDCLYLDVYRPRTARPGARLPVVFWMHGGGYSQGTGAQFGGRTMAELTGSVVVSINYRLGQLGYLALPELGRENALRSGSFGLMDQLEALRWTRENIGAFGGDPGSVTVSGQSAGSGSVCALLAAPPAAGLFHRAVLQSGPCTLLATLESAGAEARARSFAARAGCSAPAEVAACLRGASGAALIEAARTLPTPGPTSGDGLLPVAPVRAIGSWAWNKVPVLIGSTRSEARFFVALTQPRLTAEDYAAQVLAGYGAAGPEVLARYPVAEHGSPYLALSALMTDSTFACHTAWTAQLFASQVPTFVYEFDDPRSPTLAGAQVPGLDQSNAHSAELAYLHDFTMGERPLTPVQVALGNRMKRYWGAFARFGAPVVPGQAAWPTAGTGTGTSTVLSLHPSATRTTTSFDADHQCAFWRTQPPRVL, encoded by the coding sequence GTGAGACCCCTGCTCGGCACGGCCCTGGCCCTGGCGGCCCTGGTCGCCGCGGTACCACCCGCCGCGGCGGCACCCGGCGGACCACCGCGTCCGGTGGTGACCGTCGCGCAGGGCACGCTGCGCGGCCAGGCACGGGACGGCGCCCAGGAGTTCCTCGGCGTCCCCTACGCCGCTCCCCCGGTCGGGACGCAGCGGCTGCGGGCGCCCCGGCCGCCGGCCCGCTGGCAGGGGGTGCGGGACGCCGCCCGACAGGCTCCGGCCTGCCTGCAGTTCTCGCCGTTCGGCCTGGGCGATTCGCAGGCCGTCAGTGAGGACTGCCTGTACCTGGACGTGTACCGCCCCCGGACCGCCCGGCCCGGAGCACGCCTCCCGGTGGTCTTCTGGATGCACGGGGGCGGGTACAGCCAGGGAACGGGAGCCCAGTTCGGCGGGCGCACCATGGCCGAGCTCACCGGGAGCGTGGTGGTGAGCATCAACTACCGCCTCGGGCAGCTCGGTTATCTGGCGCTGCCCGAACTGGGGCGTGAGAACGCCCTGCGGTCGGGGTCCTTCGGGCTGATGGACCAGCTGGAGGCCCTGCGGTGGACCCGGGAGAACATCGGCGCCTTCGGCGGTGATCCGGGAAGCGTCACGGTCTCCGGACAGTCCGCGGGCAGCGGCTCCGTCTGCGCGCTGCTGGCCGCCCCGCCGGCCGCCGGCCTCTTCCACCGGGCCGTGCTGCAGAGCGGTCCGTGCACCCTGCTGGCCACTCTGGAGAGCGCGGGCGCGGAGGCCCGCGCGCGGTCCTTCGCCGCCAGGGCGGGGTGTTCCGCCCCGGCGGAGGTGGCCGCCTGCCTGCGCGGCGCGTCCGGAGCGGCCCTGATCGAGGCGGCCCGTACGCTGCCCACGCCGGGCCCGACGTCCGGTGACGGGCTGCTGCCCGTCGCCCCCGTGCGGGCGATCGGCAGCTGGGCCTGGAACAAGGTGCCGGTCCTGATCGGGAGCACCCGCTCCGAGGCCCGCTTCTTCGTCGCGCTGACGCAGCCGCGGCTGACGGCCGAGGACTACGCGGCGCAGGTCCTCGCCGGGTACGGGGCCGCGGGACCGGAGGTGCTGGCCCGCTATCCGGTCGCGGAGCACGGCTCGCCGTACCTGGCGCTCTCGGCGCTGATGACGGACTCGACCTTCGCCTGTCACACCGCGTGGACCGCGCAGCTCTTCGCGTCCCAGGTGCCGACGTTCGTCTACGAGTTCGACGACCCCCGCTCGCCCACCCTGGCGGGTGCGCAGGTGCCGGGTCTGGACCAGTCGAACGCACACAGCGCGGAGCTGGCCTACCTGCACGACTTCACCATGGGCGAGCGCCCGCTGACCCCGGTCCAGGTCGCGCTCGGGAACCGGATGAAGCGCTACTGGGGCGCGTTCGCGCGGTTCGGCGCGCCGGTCGTTCCGGGCCAGGCCGCGTGGCCGACGGCGGGCACGGGTACCGGTACCAGTACCGTCCTGAGCCTGCATCCGTCGGCGACGCGGACGACCACGTCCTTCGATGCCGACCACCAGTGCGCGTTCTGGCGTACGCAGCCGCCCAGGGTCCTCTGA
- a CDS encoding phosphatase PAP2 family protein: MSANPATEPALTPHDRPGRPDGPGSPDGPGAGRADGSRRSRRPDASRVRRSPGLLTAGLLALAAAAATALVVRSDITDPPFQRLDDRWLGWMGGPHDGPYLAAATVLNWFGGPVGAVLPLSLLLLLLFRRRWTSAGFLLAAYLGGNMLVIQGLKHLVDRPRPADPLVRVDHGSFPSGHAATAALLVVVAGALLVPAARRRAWWYGGAVFTLAMMWSRTWLHAHWLTDTVAGAVAGAGAGLLTWWLLQPALARESLRSHDRRGAAAGADPGAAAVPDGG, translated from the coding sequence ATGTCCGCCAACCCGGCCACCGAACCGGCCCTCACCCCGCACGACAGACCCGGCAGACCCGACGGGCCCGGAAGTCCCGACGGGCCCGGCGCCGGCAGAGCCGACGGGTCCCGGCGATCCCGCCGTCCCGACGCATCCCGGGTCCGCCGCAGCCCCGGCCTCCTCACGGCGGGCCTCCTGGCGCTGGCCGCCGCCGCGGCGACGGCCCTGGTCGTCCGCTCCGACATCACCGATCCGCCCTTCCAGCGGCTGGACGACCGCTGGCTGGGCTGGATGGGAGGCCCCCACGACGGGCCGTACCTGGCCGCGGCCACCGTCCTGAACTGGTTCGGCGGCCCGGTCGGCGCCGTCCTGCCGCTCTCCCTGTTGCTCCTGCTGCTCTTCCGCAGGCGCTGGACCTCGGCCGGCTTCCTGCTGGCCGCCTACCTCGGCGGCAACATGCTCGTCATCCAGGGGCTCAAGCACCTGGTGGACCGGCCCCGCCCGGCCGACCCGCTGGTGCGGGTGGACCACGGCTCCTTCCCGTCGGGCCACGCGGCCACCGCGGCGCTCCTCGTCGTCGTCGCGGGGGCGCTGCTTGTGCCGGCCGCCCGGCGGCGGGCGTGGTGGTACGGGGGCGCGGTCTTCACGCTGGCCATGATGTGGAGCCGTACTTGGCTGCACGCGCACTGGCTCACCGACACGGTGGCCGGGGCCGTGGCCGGCGCGGGAGCGGGGCTCCTGACGTGGTGGCTCCTCCAGCCCGCGCTCGCCCGGGAGAGCCTCCGCTCCCACGACCGCCGGGGGGCGGCCGCGGGGGCGGACCCGGGCGCGGCGGCGGTGCCCGACGGCGGCTGA
- a CDS encoding phosphatase PAP2 family protein, whose translation MPLPERPHRPLSGAERPAVFSSHPSPPPPAYVPPPHPPRHHLPAAPPRRALALGIGLLLLSLLFALLLRWDRTPFFQGVDDRWAAAVDHSSAGASGEPGGFLVVLDRLGGPLGMVLPLVLLGCLCVYGRWRSGLFVLLAAVVSNALVVLPVKQLADRPRPPHPWVLVNDGSYPSGQVFGAVTLVIVVAVVVFPPPARRWCWAFGGAYVLAMMGSRTWLHAQWLSDTVAGALLGAGTCLVLWRILAPLLETEAQRMASNSLWL comes from the coding sequence GTGCCGCTCCCCGAGCGCCCCCACCGCCCGCTCAGCGGCGCCGAAAGGCCCGCCGTGTTCTCCTCGCACCCCTCCCCGCCCCCGCCCGCGTACGTACCGCCACCCCACCCGCCCCGGCACCATCTGCCGGCCGCCCCGCCGCGGCGTGCGCTCGCCCTCGGGATCGGGCTCCTGCTCCTGTCGCTCTTGTTCGCCCTGCTGCTCCGGTGGGACCGCACGCCCTTCTTCCAGGGGGTCGACGACCGCTGGGCCGCCGCCGTCGACCATTCCTCCGCCGGTGCGTCCGGGGAGCCCGGCGGATTCCTCGTCGTCCTCGACCGGCTCGGCGGCCCCCTCGGCATGGTCCTTCCGCTGGTCCTCCTCGGCTGCCTCTGCGTCTACGGGCGCTGGCGCTCCGGGCTGTTCGTCCTCCTGGCTGCCGTGGTCTCCAACGCCCTCGTCGTCCTGCCCGTCAAGCAGCTCGCCGATCGACCGCGGCCGCCGCACCCGTGGGTGCTGGTCAACGACGGCTCGTACCCCTCGGGACAGGTCTTCGGTGCGGTGACGCTCGTGATCGTGGTCGCGGTGGTGGTGTTCCCGCCCCCTGCGCGACGCTGGTGTTGGGCCTTCGGGGGTGCGTACGTCCTGGCCATGATGGGCAGCCGGACCTGGCTGCACGCCCAGTGGCTCAGCGACACCGTCGCGGGTGCGCTCCTCGGCGCCGGAACCTGCCTCGTGCTGTGGCGGATCCTCGCGCCACTGCTGGAGACGGAGGCGCAGCGCATGGCCTCGAACAGCCTGTGGCTGTGA
- a CDS encoding MFS transporter: protein MATHEVVDPPVPPAPEPARRRGLMLLLLVANSAMMAVYMGVGSVLLPTQVAAIAPDDKVAVLGVIGGISSIFATAFNPIAGALSDRSGRRNPWILGGALASLAGLAFLGSVTTALLVGIGWCLVQATMNIYQAAVTAIVPDRVPAARRGTASALVGLGLPIGGTVGVLVASQTAEHLRTGYLVFGAIVAVAALLLTGSFRDAPRTGPAADKPPVPFRAQLAAFLSSLASHDFRWAFIGRALMVLGYFSVVGYQLYILGDHIALPEGLTPPAAMAVLTPVSMVAMALSTVLGGLLSDRWNRRKVFVGVSAALAGLVMVVPVVSPTWTGMLVFSALNGLAFGCFMAVDTALVTLVLPRAEDAARDMGVLNIANAGPQIIAPFVASAVVTALGGYTPLFLVGGALSLIGALAILPIRSVR, encoded by the coding sequence ATGGCCACGCACGAAGTAGTCGATCCACCCGTCCCTCCGGCCCCCGAGCCCGCCCGCCGCCGCGGGCTGATGCTCCTCCTCCTCGTCGCCAACTCCGCGATGATGGCGGTCTACATGGGTGTCGGATCCGTCCTCCTGCCCACTCAGGTCGCCGCGATCGCACCCGACGACAAGGTCGCCGTCCTGGGCGTGATCGGCGGAATCAGCTCGATCTTCGCGACCGCCTTCAACCCGATCGCCGGAGCCCTCTCCGACCGCAGCGGCCGCCGCAACCCCTGGATCCTGGGCGGCGCCCTCGCCTCGCTCGCCGGTCTGGCCTTCCTCGGCAGCGTGACCACCGCGCTGCTCGTCGGCATCGGCTGGTGTCTGGTCCAGGCCACCATGAACATCTACCAGGCCGCGGTCACCGCGATCGTGCCCGACCGGGTCCCGGCGGCCCGGCGCGGCACCGCGTCCGCCCTGGTGGGACTGGGCCTTCCGATCGGCGGCACCGTCGGCGTACTCGTCGCCTCCCAGACCGCCGAGCACCTGCGCACCGGCTACCTCGTCTTCGGCGCGATCGTCGCCGTGGCCGCGCTGCTGCTCACCGGCTCCTTCCGCGACGCACCGCGCACCGGGCCGGCGGCCGACAAGCCGCCAGTTCCCTTCCGCGCCCAACTGGCCGCGTTCCTCTCGTCCCTGGCCAGTCACGACTTCCGATGGGCCTTCATCGGTCGGGCCCTGATGGTCCTCGGCTACTTCTCGGTCGTCGGCTACCAGCTCTACATCCTCGGCGACCACATCGCGCTCCCCGAGGGCCTCACCCCGCCCGCCGCGATGGCGGTCCTCACCCCGGTGTCGATGGTCGCGATGGCCCTCTCCACCGTGCTGGGCGGTCTGCTGTCCGACCGCTGGAACCGCCGCAAGGTGTTCGTCGGGGTGTCGGCCGCCCTCGCCGGCCTCGTCATGGTGGTCCCCGTGGTCAGCCCGACCTGGACCGGCATGCTCGTCTTCAGCGCGCTGAACGGACTCGCCTTCGGCTGCTTCATGGCCGTGGACACCGCGCTGGTCACCCTGGTCCTCCCCCGCGCCGAGGACGCGGCCCGCGACATGGGCGTCCTGAACATCGCGAACGCCGGTCCGCAGATCATCGCCCCCTTCGTCGCCTCGGCCGTGGTCACCGCCCTGGGCGGCTACACACCGCTGTTCCTGGTCGGCGGAGCGCTCTCCCTGATCGGCGCGCTGGCCATCCTCCCGATCCGCAGCGTGCGCTGA
- a CDS encoding ATP-binding protein, which yields MLTTTGTSVIPAIPVIPAIRRFVHWVADPDVTSVPQVRARVRATLEAWAVPLDAADVLLLAVSELVGNVVRHAGAGRMRVGVAAGAGWLRLDVADQGAGLPRLPAPRAEVDPESESGRGLLIVQLMAAEMGGELSVVAHEFGKSVRVRIPAA from the coding sequence ATGCTCACCACCACCGGCACATCCGTGATCCCCGCGATCCCCGTGATCCCCGCGATCCGGCGCTTCGTCCACTGGGTCGCAGACCCGGACGTCACGAGCGTTCCGCAGGTCAGGGCCCGTGTGCGCGCCACGCTGGAAGCCTGGGCGGTTCCGCTCGACGCCGCGGACGTCCTGCTGCTGGCCGTCAGTGAACTCGTCGGCAACGTCGTCCGCCACGCCGGCGCCGGCCGGATGCGGGTCGGGGTCGCCGCTGGTGCGGGCTGGCTGCGCCTCGACGTCGCAGACCAGGGGGCCGGTCTGCCGCGGCTGCCGGCTCCCCGCGCCGAGGTCGACCCGGAGTCCGAGAGTGGCCGCGGGCTGCTGATCGTGCAGCTGATGGCCGCCGAGATGGGCGGTGAACTCTCGGTTGTGGCGCACGAGTTCGGCAAATCGGTCCGGGTGCGCATACCCGCCGCCTGA
- a CDS encoding alpha/beta hydrolase translates to MTQSPPTAFDIADMTWPPPPYRPPVPPVTAADGVRRFDGITYATTPGYRPRLLDVQVPAGEGPFPAVVWIHGGGWLDGDRRYPPPTVPAALLHGAVLAAGLALVSVDYRHSLEAPFPAQLHDVKAAIRYVRAFAGDLGIDPDRIGVWGESAGGHLAALAGLVGPADGTDGVALEGTQGVGSGETGVLAVVDWYGVSDLVALASHPMPPMPPMPSGVEFPDPYEALLGASAAERPDLARAASPVTYTEGSTPPPPFLLVHGTRDGLVPYSQSEALAGALEGAGGEVTLRPVDGADHIFLGSPDIASIVEESVAFLARHLGVGA, encoded by the coding sequence ATGACGCAATCTCCTCCGACCGCGTTCGACATCGCCGACATGACCTGGCCGCCCCCGCCGTACCGGCCCCCCGTACCGCCCGTGACGGCCGCGGACGGAGTGCGCCGCTTCGACGGGATCACCTACGCGACGACGCCCGGCTACCGTCCCCGGCTGCTCGACGTGCAGGTGCCGGCCGGCGAAGGGCCGTTCCCCGCCGTCGTCTGGATCCACGGCGGCGGCTGGCTGGACGGCGACCGCCGCTACCCGCCGCCGACCGTGCCCGCCGCGCTGCTGCACGGGGCGGTACTGGCGGCCGGGCTCGCGCTCGTCTCCGTCGACTACCGGCACAGCCTCGAGGCGCCCTTCCCGGCCCAGCTGCACGACGTGAAGGCCGCGATCCGCTACGTCCGCGCCTTCGCGGGGGACCTGGGCATCGACCCGGACCGGATCGGCGTGTGGGGCGAGTCCGCGGGCGGCCACCTGGCCGCGCTCGCCGGTCTCGTCGGGCCCGCGGACGGTACGGACGGCGTCGCGCTGGAGGGCACCCAGGGGGTCGGATCGGGCGAGACCGGCGTGCTCGCGGTCGTCGACTGGTACGGCGTCTCGGACCTGGTCGCCCTGGCTTCCCACCCGATGCCGCCGATGCCGCCGATGCCGTCCGGTGTGGAGTTCCCCGACCCCTACGAAGCCCTGCTCGGGGCTTCCGCGGCCGAGCGCCCGGACCTGGCACGGGCGGCGAGCCCGGTCACGTACACCGAGGGCTCGACCCCACCGCCGCCCTTCCTCCTGGTGCACGGGACCCGGGACGGCCTGGTGCCGTACAGCCAGAGCGAGGCCCTCGCCGGCGCCCTCGAGGGCGCCGGGGGCGAGGTCACCCTCCGGCCGGTGGACGGCGCGGACCACATCTTCCTCGGCTCCCCGGACATCGCGTCGATCGTCGAGGAGAGCGTCGCCTTCCTCGCCCGCCACCTCGGCGTAGGCGCCTGA
- a CDS encoding carboxylesterase/lipase family protein: protein MPHSPGQDQPEVQLPAGRLRGTTEGGVAVFRAVPYAAPPVGDLRWRPAQPHPGWSGTRDATADGPSAPQMYAEGGDPVLGGHGSPPFDDDCLTLNVWTPAADGARRPVLVWIHGGGFVSGSGSLPGYSGETFARDGDLVVVSINYRLGPLGYLNPDDDDESANLWLGDQIAALCWVGAHIAAFGGDPDRVTVAGQSGGALSTAALAGHPLAQGLIRRVILQSPPLGLDLPEPAAYRERTAAYLELAGAKDAAELRALPWQELIGAAAGLFARTAAWGYWPTPFLPVVDGTSLRTHPALALLDGASADIDVMIGWTREEANFGFALDAGYAGATREQVTDRIAHTFGAEAAADVYAAYARARPGSRPVDVLMDLITDELFRVPAVRLAEARAASGHPVWAYQFDLPTPAYEGRLGAAHCLELPFAFDNFDQWAHAPFLAGLDPAARDGLAYAMHRAWISFVRTGDPNHPDLPHWRPYDAQSRTTMRFDAVVTALDDLAGASRLLHGPAPTSAQPCAPLI from the coding sequence ATGCCCCACTCCCCAGGCCAGGACCAGCCGGAGGTGCAGCTCCCCGCGGGGCGCCTGCGCGGCACGACCGAGGGCGGGGTCGCCGTCTTCCGCGCCGTGCCCTACGCCGCACCGCCGGTCGGCGACCTGCGCTGGCGGCCCGCGCAGCCGCACCCCGGCTGGAGCGGTACGCGCGACGCCACCGCCGACGGCCCCAGCGCACCCCAGATGTACGCGGAAGGCGGCGACCCGGTGCTCGGTGGCCACGGGTCGCCGCCCTTCGACGACGACTGCCTCACCCTCAACGTCTGGACCCCCGCCGCCGACGGTGCCCGCCGTCCGGTCCTCGTGTGGATCCACGGCGGCGGCTTCGTGTCCGGCTCGGGCTCGCTGCCCGGCTACTCCGGCGAGACCTTCGCCCGCGACGGCGACCTCGTCGTCGTGAGCATCAACTACCGCCTCGGCCCCCTGGGTTACCTCAACCCGGACGATGACGACGAGAGCGCCAACCTCTGGCTCGGCGACCAGATCGCCGCCCTGTGCTGGGTGGGCGCGCACATCGCCGCCTTCGGTGGCGACCCCGACCGCGTCACGGTCGCCGGGCAGTCCGGTGGTGCGCTCTCCACCGCCGCCCTCGCCGGACACCCGCTCGCCCAGGGCCTGATCCGGCGGGTGATCCTGCAGAGCCCGCCGCTCGGACTCGACCTCCCCGAGCCCGCCGCGTACCGGGAGCGCACCGCCGCCTACCTGGAGCTGGCCGGAGCCAAGGACGCTGCGGAACTGCGTGCGCTGCCCTGGCAGGAGCTGATCGGAGCGGCCGCCGGCCTTTTCGCCCGGACCGCGGCGTGGGGGTACTGGCCGACCCCCTTCCTGCCCGTGGTCGACGGGACCTCCCTGCGGACCCATCCGGCCCTGGCCCTGCTGGACGGGGCTTCTGCGGACATCGACGTCATGATCGGCTGGACGCGCGAGGAGGCCAACTTCGGCTTCGCCCTCGACGCGGGGTACGCCGGCGCCACCCGCGAGCAGGTCACCGACCGGATCGCCCACACCTTCGGGGCGGAGGCCGCCGCCGACGTGTACGCGGCGTACGCGCGGGCCCGGCCCGGCTCCCGTCCCGTCGACGTCCTCATGGACCTGATCACGGACGAGCTCTTCCGGGTGCCGGCCGTCCGGCTGGCCGAGGCCAGGGCCGCGTCGGGCCACCCCGTGTGGGCCTACCAGTTCGACCTGCCCACGCCCGCGTACGAGGGCCGGCTCGGGGCCGCCCACTGCCTCGAACTCCCCTTCGCCTTCGACAACTTCGACCAGTGGGCGCACGCCCCCTTCCTGGCCGGGCTGGACCCGGCCGCCCGCGACGGCCTCGCGTACGCGATGCACCGGGCCTGGATCTCATTCGTCCGCACCGGCGACCCGAACCACCCGGACCTGCCGCACTGGCGCCCGTACGACGCGCAGTCGCGCACCACGATGCGCTTCGACGCGGTCGTGACCGCCCTCGACGACCTGGCGGGGGCCTCGCGACTGCTGCACGGCCCCGCGCCCACGTCCGCGCAGCCCTGCGCTCCCTTGATTTAA